In Arthrobacter citreus, a genomic segment contains:
- the gyrA gene encoding DNA gyrase subunit A yields MSEETLSDRVEQIDLQTEMQRSYLDYAMAVIVGRALPDVRDGLKPVHRRVLYAMFDGGYRPERSFNKCARVVGEVMGQYHPHGDSAIYDALVRLIQDWTMRYPLALGQGNFGSPGNDGAAAPRYTETKMAPLAMEMVRDIDEETVDFMDNYDGRNQEPTILPSRFPNLLVNGSSGIAVGMATNIPPHNLREVADGVQWYLENPEAPNDVLLEELIRRIKGPDFPTGAQILGHKGIEDAYRTGRGSITMRAVVNVEELQGRTCLVVTELPYQANPDNLAIKIAELVKDGKVSGIADMRDETSGRTGQRLVIVLKRDAVPKVVLNNLYKHTQLQENFGANMLAIVDGVPRTLSLDAFIRHWVTHQLEVIVRRTRYRLRKAEEVAHILLGLLKALDALDDVIALIRRSTTVEEARTGLMGLLDIDELQAQAILDMQLRRLAALERQKIQDQHAKLQIEIAEYNEILGSEARQRQIVSEELREITDKYGDDRRTHILMGYDGDMSMEDLIPEEEMVVTITRGGYVKRTRSDNYRQQARGGKGIKGAQLRGDDVVEHFFVTTTHHWLLFFTNLGRVYRAKAYELVEAGRDAKGQHVANLLAFQPDEHIAQVLDLPGYDAAPYLVLATKRGLVKKTRLEDYDTNRSAGVIAINLRDGDELVSAQLVSETDDLMLVSRKGQSLRFTATDDALRPMGRATSGVTGMKFREDDELLAADVVTEDSYVFIVTEGGYAKRTAVDEYRVQGRGGLGIKVAKLAEDRGHLVGGMIVQEEDEVLVVMQGGKVVRSSVAGVPAKGRDTMGVIFAKPDKNDRIIAVARNSERDLGIEEADEDDAVDGAGTGDTVPQTAAESVGTDANEVPLATDETAAQEAQPAEDGGNE; encoded by the coding sequence ATGAGTGAAGAGACCCTCTCAGACCGGGTTGAACAGATCGACCTGCAGACTGAAATGCAGCGGTCCTACCTGGATTACGCCATGGCGGTTATCGTCGGGCGTGCCCTGCCGGATGTGCGCGACGGGCTGAAGCCCGTGCACCGCCGCGTCCTGTACGCAATGTTCGACGGCGGCTACCGCCCGGAGCGCTCGTTCAACAAGTGCGCGCGCGTGGTCGGCGAAGTCATGGGCCAGTACCACCCGCACGGCGACTCGGCCATCTACGACGCCCTGGTCCGCCTGATCCAGGACTGGACCATGCGTTACCCGCTGGCGCTGGGACAGGGCAACTTCGGCTCCCCCGGCAACGACGGCGCCGCGGCACCCCGGTACACGGAAACCAAAATGGCCCCGCTGGCCATGGAAATGGTCCGCGACATCGACGAGGAAACCGTCGATTTCATGGACAACTATGACGGCCGGAACCAGGAACCCACCATCCTGCCGTCACGCTTCCCGAACCTCCTGGTCAACGGCTCCTCCGGCATCGCCGTGGGCATGGCCACCAACATTCCGCCGCACAACCTGCGCGAAGTGGCCGACGGCGTCCAGTGGTACCTGGAAAACCCGGAAGCCCCCAATGACGTCCTGCTCGAGGAACTGATCCGCCGCATCAAGGGCCCGGACTTCCCCACGGGCGCCCAGATCCTGGGCCACAAGGGCATCGAGGACGCCTACCGCACCGGCCGCGGCTCCATCACCATGCGTGCCGTCGTCAACGTCGAAGAGCTGCAGGGCCGCACCTGCCTCGTGGTCACCGAGCTCCCCTACCAGGCCAACCCCGACAACCTGGCGATCAAGATCGCCGAGCTCGTCAAGGACGGCAAGGTCTCCGGCATCGCCGACATGCGCGATGAAACCTCGGGCCGCACCGGCCAGCGCCTGGTCATCGTGCTCAAGCGCGACGCCGTGCCCAAGGTGGTGCTGAACAACCTCTACAAGCACACCCAGCTGCAGGAAAACTTCGGCGCCAACATGCTGGCCATCGTGGACGGGGTGCCGCGCACCCTGAGCCTGGACGCCTTCATCCGCCACTGGGTCACCCACCAGCTCGAAGTGATTGTCCGGCGCACCCGCTACCGGCTGCGCAAGGCCGAGGAAGTGGCCCACATCCTGCTGGGCCTGCTCAAGGCACTGGATGCCCTGGACGACGTCATTGCCCTGATCCGCCGCTCCACCACGGTGGAGGAGGCCCGCACCGGCCTGATGGGCCTGCTGGACATTGACGAACTGCAGGCCCAGGCCATCCTGGACATGCAGCTGCGCCGCCTGGCCGCCCTGGAACGCCAGAAAATCCAGGACCAGCACGCCAAGCTGCAGATCGAGATCGCCGAGTACAACGAGATCCTCGGGTCCGAGGCACGCCAGCGGCAGATCGTCAGCGAAGAGCTGCGGGAAATCACTGACAAATACGGTGACGACCGGCGCACGCACATCCTCATGGGCTATGACGGCGACATGAGCATGGAAGACCTCATTCCCGAAGAGGAAATGGTGGTCACCATTACGCGGGGCGGATACGTCAAGCGGACCCGCAGCGACAACTACCGCCAGCAGGCACGCGGCGGCAAGGGCATCAAGGGCGCGCAGCTGCGCGGCGACGACGTCGTCGAGCACTTCTTCGTCACCACCACGCACCACTGGCTGCTGTTCTTCACCAACCTGGGCCGCGTGTACCGCGCCAAGGCCTATGAACTGGTGGAGGCCGGACGCGACGCCAAGGGCCAGCACGTGGCCAACCTGCTGGCTTTCCAGCCGGATGAACACATTGCCCAGGTCCTGGACCTGCCCGGCTACGACGCCGCCCCGTACCTGGTCCTCGCGACCAAGCGCGGACTGGTGAAAAAAACCAGGCTGGAGGACTACGACACCAACCGTTCCGCCGGTGTCATTGCCATCAACCTGCGCGACGGCGACGAACTCGTTTCCGCCCAGCTGGTCTCCGAAACCGATGACCTGATGCTGGTGTCCCGCAAGGGCCAGTCGCTGCGCTTCACCGCCACCGACGACGCGCTGCGGCCCATGGGCCGCGCCACGTCCGGTGTCACCGGCATGAAGTTCCGCGAGGATGACGAACTGCTGGCGGCCGACGTCGTCACCGAGGATTCCTACGTCTTCATCGTCACCGAGGGCGGCTATGCCAAGCGCACCGCAGTGGACGAGTACCGGGTCCAGGGCCGCGGCGGCCTGGGCATCAAGGTTGCCAAGCTGGCCGAGGACCGCGGGCACCTGGTGGGCGGCATGATTGTCCAGGAGGAAGACGAAGTCCTGGTGGTCATGCAGGGCGGCAAGGTGGTCCGTTCCTCCGTCGCCGGTGTCCCGGCCAAGGGCCGCGACACCATGGGCGTGATCTTTGCCAAGCCGGACAAGAACGACCGCATCATTGCGGTGGCGCGCAATTCCGAGCGTGATCTCGGCATTGAAGAAGCCGACGAAGACGACGCTGTGGACGGCGCCGGAACCGGTGACACAGTCCCGCAGACCGCAGCCGAGTCTGTAGGCACCGATGCCAATGAAGTACCGTTGGCTACAGACGAAACGGCGGCGCAGGAAGCGCAGCCAGCAGAAGATGGAGGTAACGAGTGA
- the gyrB gene encoding DNA topoisomerase (ATP-hydrolyzing) subunit B: protein MANDNEMDNADVTAENHSEPDVATPHEYGANEITVLEGLEAVRKRPGMYIGSTGPRGLHHLVYEVVDNSVDEALAGYCDRIDITLQADGGVRVEDNGRGIPVDMHPTENMPTVQVVMTILHAGGKFGGGGYAVSGGLHGVGISVVNALSSRVETEIRRQGFVWHQSFADGGHPVGGLRKGEATEATGTTQTFYPDATIFESTEFDFETLRARFQQMAFLNKGLRIVLTDERTLEEDTEEITAAPGEEGEDTGPKHRVVDYMYKDGLLDYVKHLNSSKKYEAIHDDVIAFETEDNDKKMAVEMALQWTTAYSESVHTYANTINTHEGGTHEEGFRAAMTSLINRYAREKNIIKEKDDNLTGDDIREGLTAVISVKLAEPQFEGQTKTKLGNSEVKGFVQRVVTDQLGDWLERNPGPARDVIRKSIQASQARLAARKARESTRRKGLLESGGMPGKLKDCSSKDPSKSEIYIVEGDSAGGSAVRGRNPETQAILPLRGKILNVERARLDRALGNAEVQSMITAFGAGIGEDFDVEKARYHKIVLMADADVDGQHITTLLLTLLFRYMRPLIESGFVYLAQPPLYRIKWSNHAHDYVYSDRERDEVVARGLANNQRLPKDNGIQRYKGLGEMDYTELWDTTMDPDHRTLLQVTMDDAAAVDQIFSVLMGEDVESRRNFIQQNAKDVRFLDI, encoded by the coding sequence GTGGCTAACGACAATGAGATGGACAACGCTGACGTAACAGCAGAGAACCACAGCGAACCTGATGTGGCCACTCCGCATGAGTACGGCGCCAATGAAATTACCGTACTGGAGGGCCTCGAAGCAGTTCGCAAGCGCCCCGGCATGTACATCGGTTCCACCGGACCCCGCGGCCTGCACCACCTGGTCTACGAAGTGGTCGACAACTCGGTGGACGAGGCCCTGGCCGGCTACTGCGACCGGATCGACATCACGCTGCAGGCAGACGGCGGTGTCCGCGTCGAGGACAACGGCCGCGGCATTCCGGTGGACATGCACCCGACGGAAAACATGCCCACCGTCCAGGTGGTCATGACCATCCTGCACGCCGGCGGCAAGTTCGGCGGCGGCGGTTACGCCGTCTCCGGTGGTTTGCACGGCGTCGGCATCTCAGTGGTCAACGCACTCTCCTCACGGGTGGAAACCGAAATCCGCCGGCAGGGTTTTGTCTGGCACCAGTCCTTCGCCGACGGCGGCCACCCGGTGGGCGGCCTGCGCAAGGGCGAGGCCACGGAAGCCACCGGAACCACGCAGACGTTCTACCCCGATGCCACCATTTTCGAATCCACGGAATTCGACTTCGAAACCCTCCGTGCCCGCTTCCAGCAGATGGCCTTCCTCAATAAGGGACTGCGCATTGTGCTCACGGACGAGCGGACACTGGAGGAGGACACCGAAGAAATCACCGCTGCCCCCGGCGAAGAGGGCGAAGACACCGGCCCCAAGCACCGCGTGGTGGACTACATGTACAAGGACGGGCTGCTGGACTACGTCAAGCACCTGAACTCGTCCAAGAAGTACGAGGCCATCCACGACGACGTCATTGCCTTCGAAACCGAAGACAATGACAAGAAGATGGCCGTGGAAATGGCCCTGCAGTGGACCACGGCGTACTCCGAGAGCGTGCACACCTACGCCAACACGATCAATACCCATGAGGGCGGCACCCACGAAGAGGGTTTCCGCGCCGCCATGACGTCGCTGATCAACCGCTACGCCCGTGAGAAGAACATCATCAAGGAAAAGGATGACAACCTCACCGGTGATGACATCCGCGAGGGCCTGACCGCCGTCATTTCCGTGAAACTGGCCGAGCCGCAGTTCGAGGGCCAGACGAAGACCAAGCTGGGCAACTCCGAGGTCAAGGGCTTCGTGCAGCGCGTGGTCACCGACCAGCTGGGCGACTGGCTCGAACGCAACCCCGGCCCCGCCCGCGACGTCATCCGCAAGTCCATCCAGGCATCCCAGGCCCGCCTCGCTGCCCGCAAGGCCCGCGAATCAACGCGCCGCAAGGGACTGCTGGAATCCGGCGGGATGCCCGGCAAGCTCAAGGACTGCTCCTCCAAGGATCCTTCCAAGTCCGAAATCTACATCGTGGAGGGCGACTCGGCCGGCGGTTCCGCCGTCCGCGGCCGCAACCCCGAGACCCAGGCCATCCTGCCGCTGCGCGGCAAGATCCTGAACGTGGAGCGCGCGCGTCTGGACCGGGCGCTGGGCAACGCTGAAGTCCAGTCCATGATCACCGCCTTCGGCGCAGGCATTGGCGAGGACTTCGATGTGGAGAAGGCCCGCTATCACAAGATTGTGCTGATGGCCGATGCCGACGTTGACGGCCAGCACATTACCACCCTGCTGCTGACGCTGCTCTTCCGCTACATGCGGCCCCTGATCGAGAGCGGTTTCGTTTACCTGGCGCAGCCGCCGCTGTACCGCATCAAGTGGTCCAACCATGCCCACGACTACGTGTACAGCGACCGCGAACGCGACGAAGTCGTGGCCCGCGGCCTGGCAAACAACCAGCGCCTGCCCAAGGACAACGGCATCCAGCGCTACAAGGGCCTGGGCGAAATGGACTACACCGAGCTCTGGGACACCACCATGGATCCGGACCACCGCACGCTGCTGCAGGTCACCATGGACGACGCCGCAGCCGTGGACCAGATTTTCTCCGTCCTCATGGGCGAGGATGTCGAATCCCGCCGCAACTTCATCCAGCAGAATGCCAAGGACGTGCGCTTCCTGGACATCTAG